One Alnus glutinosa chromosome 3, dhAlnGlut1.1, whole genome shotgun sequence genomic region harbors:
- the LOC133862324 gene encoding cyclin-dependent kinase inhibitor 7-like has product MVRKCREIAVMDVAPVGVKTRARAPLAMATANSATKTKKRKLNAARELKLSSPTSSSSCVQLRTRRGLTITPETMEERRCSSPSSDHDATTSCCSSNGSSSLLSEEEKRSEFVDLQDGNAEVETSTYSCCRERRETTPSSELRAESDDLDSTARPTEANSSCRSAAEKKQKPTQSEIEEFFADAEKDMQKQFMEKYNYDIVNDLPLEGRYEWVRLEP; this is encoded by the exons ATGGTGAGGAAGTGTAGGGAGATTGCAGTGATGGACGTGGCTCCGGTGGGTGTGAAGACCAGGGCTCGAGCGCCTCTAGCCATGGCGACCGCGAACTCAGCGACCAAGACGAAGAAGAGGAAGCTCAATGCTGCCAGGGAACTAAAGTTATCGTCGCCGACGTCTTCCTCGTCTTGTGTTCAACTAAGGACCCGGAGAGGCCTGACGATCACGCCGGAGACGATGGAGGAACGTCGGTGCTCCAGCCCTAGCTCCGATCACGATGCGACGACATCGTGTTGCTCGAGTAACGGATCGAGCTCGCTGCTCTCGGAGGAGGAGAAGAGAAGCGAATTCGTAGATCTGCAG GATGGAAATGCTGAGGTTGAAACATCCACGTATAGTTGCTGCAGAGAAAG GAGAGAAACGACGCCGTCGAGCGAGCTTCGAGCAGAATCGGACGACCTGGATTCAACGGCTCGGCCAACCGAGGCGAATTCTAGCTGCAGATCAGCGGCggagaagaagcagaagccAACGCAGTCCGAGATCGAAGAATTCTTCGCCGACGCCGAGAAGGACATGCAGAAACAGTTCATGGAAAA GTACAATTATGATATTGTCAACGACCTGCCCTTGGAAGGACGCTACGAGTGGGTTCGATTAGAGCCATGA
- the LOC133864686 gene encoding methionine aminopeptidase 1D, chloroplastic/mitochondrial translates to MSLRPKLLSSFVGDRCLCSTPPLHQHFRYNPGSKHVTLQLSRTFSGLTNLLFNRRNLDELPNAKRERLKPGKVSPRRPVPGHILRPPYVKSKQPPGIASGPEVHDEKGIEFMRASGRLAAQVLEYAGTLVKPGITTDEIDQAVHQMIIDNGAYPSPLGYGGFPKSVCTSVNECICHGIPDSCALKDGDIINIDVTVYLNGYHGDTSATFFCGDVDDEARQLVQVTKECLHKAISICAPGVEFKKIGKTIHDHADKYRYGVVRQFVGHGVGRVFHADPVVLHYRNNDDGHMLLNQTFTIEPMLTIGSSNPIMWDDNWTIVTEDGSLSAQFEHTILITQDGAEILTKC, encoded by the exons ATGTCTCTGCGACCCAAACTCCTCTCTTCTTTTGTTGGAGACCGATGTCTTTGTTCAACGCCGCCTCTTCACCAACACTTCCGCTACAACCCAG GAAGCAAACATGTGACATTGCAGTTATCCAGAACGTTTTCTGGCTTAACCAACCTCTTATTCAATAGAAG AAATCTAGATGAATTGCCAAATGCCAAGCGTGAACGTCTAAAGCCTGGAAAAGTGTCTCCTCGTCGACCTGTTCCAGGTCATATACTGCGGCCTCCTTATGTCAAATCTAAGCAACCACCTGGAATCGCAAGTGGACCTGAAGTGCATGATGAGAAGGGGATAGAATTTATGAGAGCTTCTGGAAGGCTGGCAGCACAGGTTCTTGAATATGCTGGGACTTTAGTCAAG CCAGGCATAACAACAGATGAAATTGACCAAGCCGTTCACCAAATGATAATTGATAACGGGGCCTACCCCTCGCCTCTTGGCTATGGTGGGTTTCCGAAGAGTGTATGTACATCAGTGAATGAATGCATTTGCCACGGAATACCAGATTCTTGTGCACTGAAG gatgGTGACATTATCAATATTGATGTTACAGTTTATCTAAAT GGGTATCATGGTGATACATCAGCAACATTCTTCTGTGGAGATGTTGATGATGAGGCCAGACAGCTAGTTCAG GTGACTAAAGAATGTCTCCATAAAGCAATTTCAATATGTGCACCAGGAGtggaattcaagaaaattgGCAAAACGATTCA TGACCATGCAGATAAATATCGTTACGGTGTTGTTCGACAGTTTGTTGGCCACGGGGTTGGACGTGTATTTCATGCTGATCCAGTTGTTCTACACTACA GGAACAATGATGATGGACACATGCTGTTGAATCAAACCTTCACAATTG AACCGATGCTGACAATCGGCAGCAGTAATCCTATAATGTGGGATGATAACTGGACGATCGTTACAGAAGACGGGAGCCTGTCAGCACAATTTGAACACACAATTCTAATAACCCAAGATGGGGCTGAGATATTGACGAAGTGTTAG
- the LOC133862687 gene encoding uncharacterized protein LOC133862687: MVLGLRHMSHYLPPIAAFLSDKFCFPIDEPNSKIFSHYISKDFPEKKRKEKGMDSTPVNWEALDALIIDFAKSENLIEYSFSASSPPSSPSSSSSCSYSSSSSLSSSSYYSRLIIWKIRRSLEAGDIDAAIDLLRAHAPFVLDDHRLLLRLQKQKFIELLRKGTAEDRDSAISCMRTALAPCALDASPEAYDEFKHVLLAFIYDKYDLTSPVANEWSERRRFEIAGLMSSVLRAHLHAYDPVFSMTLRYLISIHKGYCLRQGVVSPISDLTQRLLLEERDPPATPQESLYEAPPFDEVDVQALVHAVELTRQGAVDSLRFSKGDLFLAFQNELCRMKLDVSMLDELVCEYCVYRGIVDSGMTSTSEMQMVSQPKVNHPEPRCSSSRNCSLEVDSGANKHSDGETSVNNTRMDGSPENNADVSSMQGMDVELRYACEPTSNQEDCSTSGLHQPENPSVLQRHRTLRTGERSKRKRWRGRHDDQDFSYGVPFDECSKQELCTTTLVSGTCISKEQQGSGKHSILDVNSREDKYEIVLGMKELASKGMAAEVVEEVNAMDPNFFVQNPILLFQLKQVEFLKLVSSGDYSSALRVACSHLGPLAASDPALLKPLKETLLALLRPNEDALGKGLPLHALSTSLQVAVGRRLGIEEPQLMKIMKATLYTHNEWFKLQMCRDRFENHLRIDSLKEVNTPLLTAGATLNSNADTSTLGSSQVTICSSTKISEDGSSPTQASSRDVVCDENAILKVMEFLALPRADAIHLLVQYNGNAEMVIQQIFA; encoded by the exons atGGTATTGGGATTGCGACACATGTCTCAT TATTTACCTCCTATCGCCGCCTTTCTTTCcgataaattttgttttcctatCGACGAGCCAAACAGTAAGATTTTCTCGCACTATATCTCAAAAGATTTTCccgagaaaaaaagaaaagaaaaaggaatggaCTCCACGCCAGTGAATTGGGAAGCACTCGACGCTCTTATCATCGACTTTGCCAAATCGGAGAATCTGATTGAATACTCATTCTCCGCTTCGTCTCCgccttcttctccttcttcttcttcgtcttgttcttattcttcttcttcgtcgcTGTCCTCTTCGTCTTACTATTCGAGGTTGATCATTTGGAAGATCAGACGGTCTTTGGAGGCCGGTGACATTGACGCCGCCATCGATCTCCTACGTGCCCACGCACCGTTCGTCCTCGACGATCATCGCCTTCTCCTCCGGTTACAGAAGCAG AAATTTATTGAGCTGTTGAGGAAAGGGACTGCCGAAGATCGTGACTCTGCAATTTCTTGCATGAGGACAGCTCTCGCGCCTTGTGCTCTTGATGCGTCCCCG GAAGCATATGACGAATTCAAGCATGTTCTTCTTGCCTTTATATATGACAAATACGATCTAACTTCTCCAGTGGCAAATGAG TGGTCAGAAAGGAGGAGATTTGAAATTGCTGGATTGATGTCCTCTGTCTTAAGAGCTCATTTACATGCATACGATCCGGTCTTTTCGATGACGTTGAGATACTTGATAAG CATACATAAAGGATATTGCCTTCGTCAAGGTGTTGTATCACCCATTTCAGATCTTACTCAAAGGTTACTCCTTGAAGAACGCGACCCCCCTGCAACACCACAGGAGAGTTTGTATGAAGCACCTCCTTTTGACGAG GTGGATGTGCAAGCTCTTGTACATGCTGTAGAGCTCACAAGACAAGGGGCGGTTGATAGCTTGAGATTTTCTAAGGGTGATTTATTTCTGGCATTTCAG AATGAATTATGCAGGATGAAATTGGATGTTTCCATGCTTGATGAGCTTGTTTGTGAATATTGTGTTTATAGGGGAATTGTGGATTCTGGCATGACATCCACTTCTg AAATGCAAATGGTTTCCCAACCTAAAGTTAATCACCCAGAGCCTCGGTGTAGTTCATCAAGAAATTGTTCTCTTGAAGTGGATTCTGGTGCCAATAAACATTCAGATGGTGAGACCTCAGTAAATAATACTCGCATGGATGGTTCTCCTGAAAACAATGCCGATGTGTCTAGCATGCAAGGAATGGATGTTGAGTTACGATATGCTTGCGAGCCAACCAGCAACCAAGAAGACTGTAGCACCAGTGGATTGCATCAGCCTGAAAATCCAAGTGTTCTGCAGAGGCATAGAACCCTCAGAACTGGAGAGAGGAGTAAACGCAAGCGATGGAGGGGAAGACATGATGATCAAGATTTTAGTTATGGTGTTCCTTTTGACGAATGCAGTAAGCAAGAGCTTTGCACAACTACCCTGGTTTCCGGCACATGTATCTCAAAGGAACAACAG GGCTCAGGAAAACACTCAATATTAGATGTTAATAGTAGGGAGGATAAATATGAGATTGTGCTGGGGATGAAGGAACTAGCTAGCAAGGGAATGGCTGCAGAGGTTGTGGAAGAAGTTAATGCTATGGACCCAAATTTTTTTGTGCAAAATCCTATATTGTTGTTCCAACTTAAGCAG GTTGAATTCCTTAAGCTGGTCAGCTCTGGTGATTATTCCAGTGCTTTGAGGGTTGCGTGCTCCCATTTAGGACCTTTAGCTGCCAGTGACCCTGCCTTGTTGAAACCCCTGAAGGAGACTTTGTTGGCATTGCTTCGACCTAATGAAGATGCACTTGGGAAAGGCTTGCCTTTACATGCCCTTTCAACTTCACTCCAG GTTGCAGTTGGGAGGAGGCTTGGTATCGAAGAACCCCAGCTTATGAAAATAATGAAAGCAACCCTTTACACTCATAATGAGTGGTTTAAACTTCAAATGTGTAGAGATCGGTTTGAAAATCATTTGAGGATTGATTCCTTGAAAGAAGTCAACACTCCCTTGCTCACTGCAGGTGCTACGTTGAATTCAAATGCCGATACTTCCACCCTTGGATCTTCTCAAGTTACAATATGTTCAAGCACCAAAATTTCAGAAGATGGTAGCAGTCCAACCCAAGCATCATCCAGAGATGTTGTCTGCGATGAAAATGCAATTCTTAAAGTAATG GAGTTTCTCGCTTTGCCGAGGGCAGACGCGATCCATCTTCTTGTACAGTATAATGGAAATGCCGAGATGGTCATTCAGCAAATATTTGCGTAG